One Phocaeicola dorei genomic region harbors:
- a CDS encoding D-isomer specific 2-hydroxyacid dehydrogenase family protein, with the protein MFQKLVAIEPVSLVLSAEKTLYSFADEVVMYSDIPAGDNEIIARIGDADAVLLSYTSQINRYILERCPNVRYIGMCCSLYSPESANVDIRYANERGITVTGIRDYGDEGVIEYVVSELVRCLHGFGQKPWEGIPREITGLKVGIVGLGKSGGMIADAMKFFGADIAYYARSEKKEAGAKGYRFMPLNELLTWSEVVCCCLNKNTVLLHEEEFKALGNRKILFNTGLSPAWDESSFTRWLEEDNLCFCDTLGALGSTALLTHPHVRCMQVSTGRTRQAFDRLSEKVLANLSEYNG; encoded by the coding sequence ATGTTTCAGAAACTTGTAGCAATAGAACCTGTCAGTTTGGTTCTGTCAGCAGAAAAAACGTTATATTCTTTTGCAGATGAGGTTGTTATGTACTCTGATATTCCAGCGGGAGATAATGAGATTATTGCTCGGATCGGAGATGCGGATGCTGTATTGTTAAGTTATACATCACAAATAAACCGGTATATTTTAGAGAGATGTCCGAATGTCCGGTATATCGGTATGTGTTGTTCACTATATTCTCCCGAAAGTGCGAATGTGGATATCCGTTATGCTAATGAACGCGGTATTACGGTGACGGGTATTCGTGACTATGGTGACGAAGGGGTAATAGAATATGTAGTCAGCGAACTGGTGCGTTGTCTTCATGGATTTGGTCAGAAGCCGTGGGAAGGGATTCCCCGGGAGATTACCGGCTTGAAAGTGGGTATTGTAGGCTTAGGAAAATCTGGTGGTATGATAGCGGATGCAATGAAGTTTTTTGGTGCGGATATAGCTTATTATGCCCGTAGTGAAAAAAAAGAAGCCGGTGCGAAGGGTTATCGTTTTATGCCTTTGAATGAACTTTTGACATGGAGTGAAGTGGTATGCTGTTGCTTGAATAAGAATACGGTTTTGTTGCATGAGGAGGAGTTCAAGGCACTTGGAAATAGAAAGATACTATTTAACACAGGATTGTCACCTGCGTGGGACGAATCTTCGTTTACCCGATGGTTGGAGGAAGATAATCTTTGTTTTTGTGATACATTAGGAGCATTGGGGAGTACGGCATTGCTTACCCATCCGCATGTGCGTTGTATGCAAGTATCAACCGGCCGTACTCGTCAGGCGTTTGACCGCCTGAGCGAGAAGGTGCTGGCCAATTTGTCAGAATACAATGGGTGA
- a CDS encoding TerB family tellurite resistance protein, translating into MGAGKWIGGILGFMTMGPLGALAGFALGSLLDGNNGLFGNTYEKGQVEAGNYDEGQRNSFLFSMLVMASYIIRADGRIMHSEMEYVRQFLRMNFGEEAVIQGEQILLNLFEQRKQMERQNPMAFKNTIHECGAQIAANLPYEQRLQLLDFLVNIAKSDGSVCSEEIAALKEVAQCMELSPKEVESMLNLSGNSLEEAYKVLEIDPSATNEEVRTAYRRLALKHHPDRVATLGEDVKKAAEEKFQQINNAKERIYKARGIK; encoded by the coding sequence ATGGGAGCAGGAAAATGGATTGGTGGTATTCTAGGATTCATGACTATGGGACCACTGGGAGCTTTGGCCGGATTTGCCTTAGGCTCATTGCTGGATGGAAACAACGGACTTTTTGGCAATACATACGAAAAAGGACAGGTGGAAGCTGGAAACTATGATGAAGGCCAGCGGAATAGTTTTTTATTCTCCATGTTGGTTATGGCGTCTTACATCATCCGTGCAGACGGACGCATCATGCACAGCGAAATGGAATATGTACGCCAATTCTTAAGAATGAATTTCGGCGAAGAGGCAGTCATCCAAGGAGAACAGATTTTGCTGAATCTTTTTGAACAGCGCAAACAGATGGAGCGTCAAAATCCGATGGCATTTAAAAATACCATCCATGAATGTGGTGCACAGATTGCCGCGAACCTGCCTTACGAACAACGGTTGCAATTGTTGGACTTTCTGGTAAACATAGCCAAAAGTGACGGAAGCGTATGCTCTGAGGAAATAGCAGCATTAAAAGAAGTGGCACAATGCATGGAACTGTCACCCAAAGAAGTGGAATCCATGCTAAACCTTAGCGGAAACTCATTGGAAGAAGCTTACAAAGTACTTGAAATTGACCCGTCTGCCACCAATGAGGAAGTACGTACAGCCTATCGCCGCCTGGCATTAAAACATCACCCTGACCGTGTTGCTACATTGGGTGAAGATGTGAAAAAAGCGGCAGAAGAGAAGTTTCAACAAATTAATAACGCTAAAGAACGAATTTATAAAGCCAGAGGAATAAAGTAA
- a CDS encoding peptide chain release factor 3 yields MNSEIERRRTFAIIAHPDAGKTSLTEKLLLFGGQIQVAGAVKSNKIKKTATSDWMDIEKQRGISVTTSVMEFDYNDYKINILDTPGHQDFAEDTYRTLTAVDSVIIVVDGAKGVETQTRKLMEVCRMRNTPVIIFVNKMDREAKDPFDLLDELEEELIINVRPLTWPIESGPRFKGVYNLYEHKLNLFQPSKQVVTEKVEVDINTEELDNQIGAPLAEKLRGELELVDGVYPEFNVEEYLKGEMAPVFFGSALNNFGVQELLDTFVEIAPSPRPTKTEEREVEPDEPKFTGFVFKITANIDPNHRSCIAFCKICSGKFSRNTPYYHVRHDKTMRFSSPTQFMAQRKTTVDEAWAGDIIGLPDNGTFKIGDTLTEGEKLHFRGIPSFSPEMFKYIENADPMKQKQLAKGIDQLMDEGVAQLFINQFNGRKIIGTVGQLQFEVIQYRLENEYNAKCRWEPVSLYKACWVESDDPEELEAFKKRKYQYMAKDREGRDVFLADSNYVLQMAQMDFKHIKFHFTSEF; encoded by the coding sequence ATGAATAGTGAAATAGAAAGAAGACGGACGTTTGCGATTATAGCACATCCGGATGCCGGTAAGACCTCTCTAACTGAAAAATTGTTACTTTTTGGCGGACAGATACAGGTGGCCGGAGCCGTAAAGAGCAATAAGATAAAGAAGACCGCCACATCCGACTGGATGGACATTGAAAAGCAGCGTGGTATTTCTGTGACCACTTCTGTGATGGAGTTTGATTACAATGATTATAAAATCAATATTTTGGATACTCCGGGCCATCAGGACTTTGCCGAGGATACTTATCGTACTTTGACAGCCGTAGATAGTGTCATTATTGTGGTGGATGGTGCGAAAGGTGTGGAAACGCAGACACGTAAGTTGATGGAGGTATGCCGTATGCGTAATACTCCGGTAATCATATTTGTCAACAAGATGGACCGTGAGGCGAAAGATCCGTTTGATTTGTTGGACGAACTGGAGGAGGAACTTATTATCAATGTACGTCCTCTGACGTGGCCTATTGAAAGCGGTCCCCGTTTCAAAGGTGTGTATAACCTTTATGAACATAAACTGAATCTTTTCCAACCTTCCAAACAGGTGGTAACAGAAAAAGTGGAGGTTGATATCAATACGGAAGAACTAGACAACCAGATCGGTGCTCCTTTGGCTGAAAAATTGCGCGGAGAACTGGAACTGGTTGACGGTGTTTATCCTGAATTCAATGTGGAGGAGTACCTGAAAGGCGAGATGGCTCCTGTATTTTTCGGGTCGGCATTGAATAACTTCGGTGTACAGGAACTGCTGGATACATTTGTGGAAATTGCTCCGAGCCCCCGTCCTACCAAGACAGAAGAACGTGAGGTGGAACCCGATGAACCGAAATTTACCGGATTTGTCTTTAAGATCACAGCTAATATTGATCCTAATCATCGTTCATGTATTGCATTTTGTAAAATTTGTTCGGGAAAATTTTCCCGTAATACTCCCTATTATCATGTACGTCATGACAAGACGATGCGTTTCTCTTCTCCCACTCAGTTTATGGCACAGCGTAAAACAACAGTAGACGAGGCTTGGGCGGGAGATATCATTGGTTTGCCGGATAACGGAACGTTCAAGATCGGTGATACATTGACTGAAGGTGAGAAACTTCATTTCCGTGGAATTCCCAGTTTTTCGCCCGAGATGTTTAAATACATTGAGAATGCTGACCCTATGAAACAGAAACAATTGGCTAAAGGTATTGACCAGTTGATGGATGAGGGTGTGGCACAGTTATTTATCAATCAGTTTAATGGACGTAAGATTATCGGTACGGTAGGGCAGTTGCAGTTTGAAGTGATCCAGTATCGTCTGGAAAATGAATATAATGCAAAATGCCGATGGGAGCCTGTCAGCCTATACAAGGCATGTTGGGTGGAAAGTGATGATCCGGAAGAGCTGGAAGCTTTCAAAAAACGTAAATATCAGTATATGGCCAAGGATCGTGAAGGAAGGGATGTATTCTTGGCTGATAGCAATTATGTACTTCAAATGGCACAAATGGACTTCAAGCATATTAAGTTCCATTTTACCAGTGAGTTTTAA
- the rfbD gene encoding dTDP-4-dehydrorhamnose reductase, translating to MKNILVTGANGQLGNEMRVLSAEYKEYTCFFTDVAELDICDEQAVMTFVKENNIHVIVNCAAYTAVDKAEDDIELCTKLNKNAVSYLAKAAEANWGEFIQISTDYVFDGTKYLPYNEGDVPCPNSVYGKTKLAGETNALEYCKKTMIIRTAWLYSTFGNNFVKTMIRLGKEKETLGVVFDQIGTPTYARDLARVIFTAIYKGVVPGVYHFSDEGVCSWYDFAKAIHRIAGITTCKVSPLHTNEYPAKAPRPHYSVLDKTKVKTTYNIEIPHWEESLEACIKELNA from the coding sequence ATGAAGAATATATTGGTGACTGGTGCCAACGGTCAATTAGGAAATGAAATGCGTGTGCTATCGGCTGAATACAAGGAATATACTTGTTTTTTTACGGATGTAGCCGAATTGGACATTTGTGATGAGCAGGCGGTGATGACTTTCGTGAAAGAGAATAATATTCATGTCATAGTGAACTGTGCGGCCTATACGGCAGTAGATAAGGCAGAGGATGATATAGAGTTATGTACCAAGCTGAACAAGAACGCTGTGAGCTATCTGGCGAAGGCGGCTGAAGCCAACTGGGGTGAGTTTATTCAGATATCAACGGATTATGTGTTCGATGGCACGAAATATCTTCCTTATAATGAGGGAGATGTTCCTTGTCCCAATTCCGTTTACGGCAAGACCAAACTGGCCGGTGAAACGAATGCATTGGAGTATTGCAAAAAAACAATGATTATCCGTACCGCATGGCTTTATTCTACTTTTGGGAATAATTTTGTAAAAACGATGATCCGTCTGGGAAAGGAAAAGGAAACTTTGGGTGTAGTCTTTGATCAGATTGGTACACCGACATATGCTCGTGATTTGGCACGTGTCATCTTTACAGCCATTTATAAGGGAGTGGTTCCGGGAGTTTATCATTTCAGTGATGAAGGGGTATGCTCCTGGTATGATTTTGCCAAGGCTATCCATCGTATTGCCGGTATCACGACCTGTAAGGTTAGTCCCTTGCATACAAATGAATATCCGGCAAAGGCTCCCCGTCCCCATTATTCCGTATTGGACAAGACCAAGGTTAAAACTACTTATAACATTGAGATTCCTCATTGGGAAGAGAGTCTGGAAGCATGTATCAAAGAATTAAATGCATAA
- a CDS encoding DUF4924 family protein, which translates to MFVSKQLKEKNIAEYLIYMWQIEDLIRANGCDIEKIKSTIIAPYPLTEEQKAELTQWYMDLIEMMRHEGIMEKGHLQINKNIITWLTDLHLQLLRSPKFPYYNSAYYKVLPYIVELRAKGADKEEPELETCFEALYGILLLKLQKKEISEETRKAQEAISTLLAMLSNYYIEDKKGELEF; encoded by the coding sequence ATGTTCGTTTCCAAGCAGTTGAAAGAAAAGAATATAGCCGAGTATCTTATATATATGTGGCAGATAGAGGATTTAATCCGTGCCAACGGCTGTGATATAGAAAAGATAAAAAGCACCATCATAGCTCCTTATCCGTTAACGGAAGAGCAGAAAGCGGAACTCACTCAATGGTATATGGATTTGATTGAGATGATGCGTCATGAAGGGATTATGGAAAAAGGCCATTTGCAGATTAATAAAAACATTATAACTTGGCTTACCGACCTTCATTTGCAGTTATTGCGTTCCCCTAAGTTTCCTTATTATAATTCTGCTTATTATAAAGTATTGCCCTATATTGTGGAGTTACGCGCTAAAGGTGCGGATAAAGAGGAGCCTGAGCTGGAAACTTGTTTTGAGGCGCTTTATGGTATCTTATTGTTGAAATTGCAAAAGAAAGAAATCAGTGAGGAAACAAGAAAGGCACAAGAAGCAATCTCGACATTGCTGGCTATGTTGTCAAACTACTATATAGAGGATAAAAAAGGAGAATTGGAATTCTAA
- a CDS encoding LysE family translocator gives MNWIEQVTILDLLVKGLIVGVVVSAPLGPVGVLCIQRTLNKGRWYGFVTGLGAALSDIGYALITGYGMSFMDDFLAKNQVLLQIIGSIMLFFFGIYTFRSNPVQSIRPVSSTPGSYLHNFVTAFFVTLSNPLIIFLFIGLFARFSFVMPGSPIGFQLVGYLAIVLGALLWWFGITYFVNKVRTRFNLRGIWILNRVIGIVVMLISVAGFIYTILGKTMY, from the coding sequence ATGAATTGGATAGAACAAGTAACCATACTCGATTTATTGGTGAAAGGGCTTATCGTCGGCGTAGTGGTTTCTGCGCCGCTAGGTCCTGTTGGGGTACTTTGTATACAGCGCACACTGAACAAGGGACGATGGTATGGATTTGTTACTGGTCTGGGAGCTGCCCTTAGTGATATAGGCTATGCCTTGATTACAGGTTATGGCATGAGTTTTATGGATGATTTCTTGGCAAAGAACCAAGTATTGTTACAAATTATCGGCAGTATCATGCTGTTCTTTTTCGGTATTTATACTTTTCGTAGTAATCCTGTCCAGTCTATCCGTCCTGTATCCTCTACCCCGGGCAGTTATCTTCATAATTTTGTTACTGCTTTTTTTGTGACTCTCTCCAATCCCCTCATTATATTCCTGTTTATAGGTTTGTTTGCCCGTTTTTCTTTTGTGATGCCGGGCAGTCCCATAGGCTTTCAACTGGTGGGGTATTTGGCTATTGTATTGGGGGCGCTTCTCTGGTGGTTCGGAATTACGTATTTTGTCAATAAAGTACGCACCCGTTTTAATTTACGCGGCATTTGGATTTTGAACCGTGTGATTGGTATTGTAGTGATGCTGATTTCAGTCGCAGGTTTCATTTATACTATTTTAGGAAAAACGATGTACTGA
- the purL gene encoding phosphoribosylformylglycinamidine synthase, producing the protein MILFFRTPTKSVIATEVSQELPSEDIQKLSWLYGEATVENEENLKGCFIGPRREMITPWSTNAVEITQNMGLTGVLRIEEYFPVKDENAEYDPMLQRMYKGLNQEIFTVNIKPQPIVHIENLEEYNEKEGLALSREEMDYLLKVEKDLGRKLTDSEVFGFAQINSEHCRHKIFGGTFIIDGQEMESSLFQMIKKTTAENPNKIISAYKDNVAFAEGPIVEQFSPADHSTSDYFIIKDIKTVISLKAETHNFPTTVEPFNGASTGTGGEIRDRMGGGKGSWPIAGTAVYMTSYPRTDEGREWEDILPVRQWLYQTPEQILIKASNGASDFGNKFGQPLICGSVLTFEHQENGEKYAYDKVIMLAGGVGYGTQRDCLKGHPEKGNKVVVMGGDNYRIGLGGGSVSSVETGRYSSGIELNAVQRANAEMQKRAYNVVRALCEEDNNPIVSIHDHGSAGHVNCLSELVEENGGLIHMDKLPIGDQTLSAKEIIANESQERMGLLIDESAIEHVQKIADRERAPMYTVGETTGDARFAFEQADGVRPFDLAVDQMFGSSPKTYMVDKTVERHYENVSYETSKLNEYIRRVLQLEAVACKDWLTNKVDRSVTGKIARQQCQGEIQLPLSDCGVVALDYRGEKGIATSLGHAPQAALANPAAGSVLSVAEALTNIVWAPMAEGLDSVSLSANWMWPCRAQEGEDARLYTAVKALSDFCCSLQINVPTGKDSLSMTQKYPNGEKIISPGTVIVSAGGEVSDVKKVVSPVLVNDEKSTIYHIDFSFDKLRLGGSAFAQSLNKIGDDVPTVQNPEYFRDAFLAVQELVNKGLIMAGHDISAGGLITTLLEMCFSNMEGGMEISLNKIKEDDIIKILFAENPGIVIQVKNKHKEEVKKILEDAGIGYVKLGKPTEERHILVEKGDATYQFGIDYLRDIWYSTSYLLDCKQSMNDCAKKRFENYKKQPLEFVFDKSFTGKLSQFGLNPDRRTPTGIKAAIIREKGTNGEREMAYMLYLAGFDVKDVTMTDLVSGRETLEDINFIVFCGGFSNSDVLGSAKGWAGAFLFNPKAKAALDNFYARKDTLSLGVCNGCQLMIELNLINPDFTQKAKMLHNDSHKFESKFVGVTVPMNRSVMFGSLSGSKLGIWVAHGEGKFSLPYDEDQYNVVLKYSYDEYPGNPNGSDYSVAGLASPDGRHLAMMPHLERSCFPWQNAYYPADRIKNDQITPWMEAFVNARKWVEMNKK; encoded by the coding sequence ATGATTCTATTTTTCAGAACACCCACTAAAAGTGTAATAGCAACAGAAGTCAGCCAGGAACTGCCTTCTGAGGATATTCAGAAATTAAGCTGGCTTTATGGTGAAGCCACTGTAGAGAACGAAGAGAACCTGAAAGGTTGCTTCATCGGACCGCGTCGGGAAATGATCACTCCCTGGAGTACAAATGCTGTAGAAATCACTCAGAACATGGGTCTTACAGGTGTTTTACGCATTGAGGAATATTTCCCTGTAAAAGACGAAAACGCCGAGTACGATCCTATGCTGCAACGTATGTATAAGGGATTGAACCAGGAGATTTTCACAGTCAACATCAAACCCCAGCCGATTGTTCACATCGAGAACCTCGAAGAATACAATGAAAAAGAAGGTCTGGCACTTTCTCGTGAGGAGATGGACTATTTGCTGAAGGTTGAAAAAGATTTGGGACGTAAATTAACCGATTCCGAAGTATTCGGCTTCGCGCAAATCAATTCCGAGCATTGCCGCCATAAGATATTCGGCGGAACATTCATTATTGATGGTCAGGAAATGGAGTCTTCCTTGTTCCAGATGATCAAGAAAACTACTGCTGAAAATCCCAACAAGATTATTTCTGCTTATAAAGATAATGTAGCATTTGCCGAAGGACCGATAGTAGAGCAATTCTCTCCGGCCGATCATTCCACTTCCGATTATTTCATTATCAAAGATATCAAGACTGTTATCTCACTGAAAGCCGAGACACATAACTTCCCGACAACCGTAGAACCATTCAACGGTGCATCCACCGGTACTGGTGGTGAGATCCGTGACCGCATGGGCGGTGGTAAAGGCTCATGGCCCATTGCTGGTACTGCCGTTTATATGACTTCTTACCCCCGTACTGATGAGGGACGCGAGTGGGAAGATATCCTTCCTGTCCGCCAATGGTTATACCAGACTCCGGAACAGATCTTAATCAAGGCTTCCAACGGTGCTTCCGATTTCGGTAACAAATTCGGTCAACCGCTGATTTGTGGTTCTGTACTAACATTCGAGCACCAGGAAAACGGCGAGAAGTATGCATACGACAAAGTGATTATGCTGGCAGGAGGGGTAGGTTACGGTACTCAGCGCGACTGTCTGAAAGGACATCCCGAAAAAGGAAACAAAGTCGTTGTAATGGGTGGTGATAACTATCGCATCGGCTTGGGTGGAGGTTCAGTTTCTTCTGTTGAAACAGGCCGGTACTCATCGGGAATCGAACTAAACGCTGTCCAGCGTGCCAATGCGGAAATGCAAAAACGTGCCTATAATGTAGTCCGCGCATTGTGTGAAGAAGATAACAACCCGATTGTTTCCATTCACGACCACGGTTCGGCCGGCCACGTGAATTGTTTATCCGAATTGGTAGAAGAAAACGGTGGATTAATTCATATGGACAAATTACCTATCGGTGACCAGACTTTGTCTGCCAAAGAAATTATCGCCAACGAATCTCAGGAACGTATGGGATTGCTGATTGACGAATCGGCTATTGAACATGTACAAAAAATTGCTGATCGCGAACGTGCGCCGATGTATACCGTAGGTGAAACAACCGGAGACGCCCGCTTTGCTTTCGAACAGGCCGATGGGGTACGTCCGTTCGATCTGGCAGTAGATCAAATGTTCGGTTCTTCTCCGAAGACCTACATGGTTGACAAGACTGTAGAACGCCATTATGAAAATGTTTCATACGAAACTTCCAAATTAAATGAATATATCCGCCGCGTACTTCAGCTGGAAGCTGTTGCTTGCAAAGATTGGTTAACCAATAAAGTAGACCGTTCCGTAACCGGTAAAATCGCCCGCCAGCAATGTCAAGGTGAAATCCAGCTGCCTCTGAGCGATTGTGGTGTAGTAGCCCTCGACTATCGTGGCGAAAAAGGTATAGCAACTTCTCTAGGCCATGCTCCCCAAGCCGCCTTAGCCAATCCGGCCGCAGGCTCTGTTTTGTCGGTAGCCGAAGCACTGACTAATATCGTATGGGCCCCGATGGCAGAAGGATTGGACAGCGTTTCCTTATCTGCCAACTGGATGTGGCCATGTCGCGCACAGGAAGGTGAAGACGCCCGCCTGTACACTGCCGTAAAAGCCCTTTCCGATTTCTGCTGCTCATTGCAAATCAATGTACCGACCGGAAAAGATTCTTTATCTATGACCCAGAAATATCCTAACGGTGAGAAGATCATTAGTCCGGGAACTGTCATCGTTTCAGCCGGTGGCGAAGTCTCGGATGTGAAGAAAGTGGTTTCTCCTGTATTGGTAAATGATGAAAAGAGCACTATCTACCATATTGATTTCAGTTTTGACAAGTTACGTCTGGGAGGTTCTGCTTTTGCACAATCATTGAATAAAATAGGTGACGATGTACCGACTGTACAAAATCCTGAATATTTTCGTGACGCATTCCTGGCAGTACAAGAATTAGTAAATAAAGGTCTGATTATGGCCGGTCACGATATTTCTGCCGGTGGTCTTATTACCACACTGCTTGAAATGTGCTTCTCGAATATGGAAGGTGGTATGGAAATCAGCCTGAACAAGATTAAGGAGGATGACATCATCAAGATATTGTTCGCCGAAAATCCGGGTATTGTTATCCAGGTAAAAAATAAGCACAAAGAAGAAGTAAAAAAGATCTTGGAAGACGCAGGCATAGGCTACGTAAAATTAGGTAAACCGACTGAAGAACGGCATATCCTGGTAGAAAAGGGAGATGCAACTTACCAGTTCGGCATAGACTATCTGCGCGATATATGGTATTCTACCTCTTACTTGCTAGACTGCAAGCAGAGCATGAACGACTGTGCCAAAAAACGTTTCGAGAACTACAAGAAACAACCTTTGGAATTTGTATTCGACAAATCATTCACCGGCAAACTTTCACAATTCGGCCTTAACCCCGACCGTCGTACTCCGACAGGTATCAAAGCGGCTATTATCCGTGAAAAAGGAACCAATGGCGAACGCGAAATGGCCTATATGCTCTATTTGGCAGGATTTGATGTGAAAGATGTAACAATGACTGATTTGGTTAGCGGACGTGAAACATTGGAGGACATCAATTTCATCGTATTTTGCGGTGGGTTCTCTAATTCGGACGTTTTAGGCTCTGCTAAAGGATGGGCCGGAGCTTTCTTGTTCAATCCCAAAGCCAAAGCTGCATTGGATAACTTCTATGCACGCAAAGATACATTGTCATTGGGCGTATGTAACGGCTGCCAGCTGATGATAGAATTAAACCTGATTAACCCCGACTTCACCCAAAAAGCGAAAATGCTGCACAATGATTCACATAAATTCGAATCCAAGTTTGTAGGTGTTACCGTTCCTATGAATAGAAGCGTCATGTTCGGTTCGTTAAGCGGAAGTAAGCTTGGTATCTGGGTAGCCCATGGAGAAGGTAAATTCTCATTGCCATATGATGAAGATCAATACAATGTTGTATTGAAATACTCATACGATGAGTATCCTGGCAATCCAAACGGTTCGGATTACAGCGTAGCCGGTCTGGCCAGTCCTGACGGCCGCCATTTGGCCATGATGCCTCATTTGGAACGCTCTTGTTTCCCATGGCAAAATGCTTATTATCCGGCTGATAGAATAAAGAACGATCAGATTACTCCATGGATGGAAGCATTTGTCAATGCTAGAAAATGGGTTGAAATGAACAAAAAATAA